In Dyadobacter subterraneus, a single genomic region encodes these proteins:
- a CDS encoding SusD/RagB family nutrient-binding outer membrane lipoprotein produces the protein MKKYIKQIVTLALMVSLGTGCQDSFDDLYPNPNKPTDVPASLLFNQVLNTMLESPGGQLDRTNQYQLQNNSYFGNNQYNFGAGSQLYGTLTNVVNMEKQATVSGASDLNPYHALGKFFRAYYFTKMSLETGDIPMSEALQGATALMPKYDSQKTVFQNSLTMLEEANADLTQLIAKNDVTLTGDMYFSNSLAAWQKVVNTFRLRLLIHLSKKATTDADLNVAQQFAMIINDPVKYPIMTSSANELKYTWLNPTNRYPLNKETFANGALNNSTSTYVSLLTDRKDPRVFITTDPAPGLVTAGGSPTDFSSFKGGDIGQDMGALASQNGGGVLSYINRYRYYSGYTGETTAIIGFTEMCFNIAEAINRGWITKGPLGDAEAYYNAGIKASMSFYSIPAKGTMTVYSLPLGVPVAGPYVSSTVNVDYDAYYAQPTVKYVGNNEAGLKQILEQKYIAFYLNSGLEAYFNWRRTGVPVFKTGVGTGNNGKIALRYKYQAAEQSANTANYNAAIAQYNNVDDVNGVMWLLK, from the coding sequence ATGAAAAAATATATAAAACAAATAGTAACCCTGGCGTTGATGGTGTCGCTTGGAACGGGTTGTCAGGATAGTTTTGATGACTTGTATCCAAACCCAAACAAACCCACAGATGTGCCTGCGTCCCTTTTATTCAACCAGGTTTTGAACACAATGCTGGAATCGCCGGGCGGACAACTTGACCGGACAAATCAGTATCAATTGCAAAACAATTCCTATTTCGGAAATAATCAGTACAATTTTGGAGCAGGAAGTCAATTGTACGGTACGCTGACAAATGTGGTGAATATGGAAAAGCAGGCGACCGTTTCCGGTGCTTCTGATCTGAACCCATATCACGCCTTGGGCAAGTTTTTCAGAGCTTATTATTTTACAAAAATGAGCCTTGAAACGGGCGACATTCCGATGTCAGAAGCTTTGCAGGGAGCTACGGCCTTAATGCCAAAATACGATTCACAGAAAACGGTTTTCCAAAATAGTCTGACAATGCTTGAAGAAGCAAATGCAGATTTGACACAATTGATCGCCAAAAATGACGTGACTTTGACGGGTGACATGTATTTCTCAAACAGTCTGGCTGCATGGCAAAAAGTGGTAAATACTTTCCGTTTACGTTTGCTGATTCATTTAAGCAAAAAGGCAACTACCGATGCAGATTTAAATGTAGCGCAACAATTTGCGATGATCATCAATGATCCGGTTAAATATCCGATCATGACAAGCAGTGCTAATGAATTGAAATATACCTGGTTGAATCCAACAAACCGCTATCCTCTTAACAAGGAAACTTTCGCGAACGGCGCTTTGAATAACAGTACTTCAACCTATGTAAGTTTGTTAACCGACCGTAAAGATCCACGTGTTTTCATTACCACAGATCCGGCTCCTGGGTTGGTAACAGCTGGTGGAAGTCCTACTGATTTTTCATCTTTCAAAGGCGGTGATATCGGCCAGGATATGGGTGCTTTGGCGAGCCAGAATGGTGGTGGTGTTTTGAGTTATATCAATCGGTATCGTTATTATTCAGGTTACACTGGCGAGACAACAGCGATTATTGGATTCACAGAAATGTGCTTCAACATCGCCGAAGCCATTAACCGCGGATGGATTACGAAAGGGCCTTTGGGTGATGCTGAGGCATACTACAATGCTGGGATTAAAGCTTCTATGAGTTTTTATTCCATTCCAGCAAAAGGTACGATGACGGTTTATTCTCTTCCTTTGGGTGTTCCTGTGGCTGGTCCATATGTTTCGTCAACGGTCAATGTTGATTATGATGCTTACTATGCTCAGCCCACAGTTAAATATGTAGGAAATAACGAAGCTGGTTTGAAGCAGATTTTGGAACAAAAATACATTGCTTTTTATCTGAATAGTGGTTTGGAAGCCTATTTCAACTGGCGCAGAACGGGCGTTCCTGTTTTCAAAACGGGCGTTGGTACAGGGAATAACGGCAAAATCGCTTTACGTTATAAATACCAGGCGGCGGAACAATCTGCAAATACAGCCAACTATAATGCAGCCATTGCCCAGTATAATAATGTGGACGATGTGAACGGCGTCATGTGGTTATTGAAATAA
- a CDS encoding SusC/RagA family TonB-linked outer membrane protein, protein MKKTLHKFTSQLKWWICALALCSSFSAFAQSSQMRGSVQDEKGQPLIGVSIILKEAANAETRGTTSDIDGNFIFNNLREGTAYDLTFSYIGYEKQVVNGFLIRPATENKLDVKLNPSSANLEEVVVTALGVKKEVKRIGYAVQEVKGEDLVKARDSNPITGLTGKVAGLSVAMNPELLGSPSLLLRGNQISLYVVDGVPISSDTWNISPDDIETYTVLKGPAAAALYGSRAQYGAILITTKKAGKKKGFTVEFNSTNSVDKGFIAVPHTQHEYGGGMYGQYAYADGFGGGLQDAQYQLWGPKFKGQLLPQYDGEYTPDQTYTTTFGDLTYKGHIKPTPYVNRGYVDGKSNLDRFLRAGFQTTNNINLSASGDKYALRFSLSHSNQKGIVPNTGVRVLNFNTTASYQLSKRLTFNANVNFNKTYSDNVPDVTYGPNSLIYNLSVWTGDEWNVDAPDIRGKWQPGQKNVKIVFPEHVHYNNPWMMVEDWKRGHDKTDINGYMSLNYKLDEHLNVTGRSQITTYSLFRSEKMPWGAFTYARTLGQGDYREDRRNMFENNSDVQINYNYNIGRLINLSGLVGGSLRNFNYNSNFTSTDYLVIPNVYNFNNSLNQLMTNNFNSKMRVISSYASLDASIGKYATISATGRVDKSSALPNGSNVYFYPSVSGASVISDYVKIPEIISFLKVRGSFATVHGDATATQIGATPFNVYTTLGGSTAGTLTTAFSQYGNNYLSPYGGPDYSLQAVYSTSKPYNNVTAANSSGSIYDPNIKTFNRKTFEEGIDLRFLANRLGLSGTVFQYIDGPRILANAISPSTGYASYYINALKTKKNGVEISLSGTPIKKEDFSWDVMANWSTFKEVYSELPPGQSNYNTFFKKGDRTDKLYSTGFVKAPDGQIVYDAGGKPLKNPINQFLGYMNADYMWSINNRFKYKNMTMSFQFDGSVGGIISNRLYSLTMQGGANAATVQGALGKSRLDDDTNAGVSNYKGTYVGDGVKVSNEVAIKYDNLGNITNYADLKFAKNTATSTVQTWATQYYGQIQEGMLTSKTYAKLREVVIGYNLPKSWLQGTFIDKVSVSVLGRNLLYFYKDNKYKGIDVEQYNGATAASGLQTPTTRRYGVNLNIVF, encoded by the coding sequence ATGAAAAAAACCTTACACAAATTTACAAGTCAACTGAAATGGTGGATCTGTGCGTTGGCGCTGTGTTCATCCTTTTCAGCTTTTGCCCAATCATCCCAAATGCGGGGTAGCGTTCAGGATGAAAAAGGCCAGCCGCTTATCGGTGTTTCCATCATTTTAAAAGAAGCTGCAAATGCAGAAACCCGGGGTACAACTTCGGATATAGATGGAAATTTCATCTTCAATAATCTTCGCGAAGGAACTGCCTACGATTTGACTTTCAGTTATATCGGTTACGAAAAACAAGTTGTAAATGGATTTCTGATCCGTCCGGCAACGGAAAATAAACTGGATGTGAAACTGAATCCGTCATCCGCAAATCTGGAAGAAGTGGTTGTGACGGCTTTGGGTGTCAAAAAAGAAGTGAAACGTATCGGTTATGCGGTTCAGGAAGTGAAAGGAGAGGATTTGGTAAAAGCCAGAGATTCAAACCCGATCACAGGTCTGACTGGTAAAGTAGCCGGACTTTCCGTAGCCATGAACCCGGAATTGCTTGGCTCGCCTTCCTTATTATTAAGAGGAAACCAGATCTCGCTTTACGTAGTTGACGGTGTGCCGATTAGCTCAGATACCTGGAATATCAGTCCGGATGACATTGAAACTTACACTGTTTTGAAAGGACCTGCCGCTGCTGCATTATATGGTAGTCGCGCGCAATACGGTGCGATTTTGATCACCACAAAAAAAGCCGGGAAAAAGAAAGGTTTTACGGTTGAATTCAATTCTACAAATTCTGTTGATAAAGGATTCATCGCAGTTCCGCATACACAGCACGAATATGGTGGTGGTATGTATGGACAATATGCCTATGCTGATGGTTTTGGTGGAGGTTTGCAAGATGCTCAGTATCAGCTTTGGGGGCCTAAATTCAAAGGCCAGCTGCTGCCACAATATGACGGAGAATATACACCGGACCAAACTTACACAACCACTTTCGGAGATTTGACTTACAAAGGTCACATCAAACCTACGCCTTATGTAAACCGCGGTTATGTGGATGGAAAAAGCAATCTAGACCGGTTTTTACGTGCAGGTTTTCAAACAACAAACAACATCAATTTATCAGCTTCGGGAGATAAATATGCCTTGCGTTTTTCTTTGTCACATTCCAATCAAAAGGGAATTGTGCCAAATACAGGCGTGCGTGTTTTGAATTTCAATACAACCGCTTCATATCAGTTGAGCAAACGTCTGACTTTCAATGCAAACGTCAATTTCAACAAAACGTATTCTGATAATGTCCCGGATGTAACTTACGGTCCAAATAGTTTGATCTACAATTTGTCAGTATGGACGGGTGATGAGTGGAATGTTGACGCGCCGGATATCCGCGGAAAATGGCAGCCAGGACAGAAAAACGTAAAAATCGTTTTCCCTGAACACGTACATTATAACAACCCGTGGATGATGGTGGAAGACTGGAAACGCGGTCACGATAAAACGGATATTAACGGTTATATGTCGCTGAATTACAAACTGGACGAACATTTAAACGTTACCGGTCGCTCACAGATTACAACCTATTCTTTGTTCCGTTCTGAAAAAATGCCGTGGGGTGCATTTACTTATGCAAGAACTTTGGGACAAGGAGATTACCGTGAAGACAGACGAAATATGTTTGAAAACAATTCGGATGTTCAGATCAACTACAACTATAATATTGGCCGTCTGATCAATCTTTCCGGTTTGGTGGGAGGTAGCCTTCGCAACTTTAATTACAACTCCAATTTTACATCGACGGATTATCTCGTTATCCCGAATGTCTACAACTTCAACAACAGTTTGAACCAGTTGATGACGAATAATTTCAATTCAAAAATGCGTGTGATCAGTTCTTACGCTTCTTTGGATGCCTCAATTGGGAAATACGCAACCATTTCTGCGACTGGCCGGGTTGATAAATCTTCTGCTTTGCCAAACGGTAGTAATGTATATTTCTATCCAAGCGTTTCGGGAGCTTCTGTGATCTCGGATTATGTGAAAATTCCTGAAATTATTTCCTTCCTGAAAGTGCGCGGATCGTTCGCAACGGTTCATGGAGATGCAACGGCAACGCAAATCGGTGCTACGCCTTTCAATGTTTACACAACTTTGGGAGGATCAACAGCCGGAACTTTGACAACCGCTTTTTCTCAATATGGTAACAATTATTTGAGCCCATACGGAGGTCCGGATTATTCATTGCAGGCTGTTTATTCAACCAGCAAACCTTATAATAATGTAACAGCAGCGAATTCTTCTGGAAGTATTTACGATCCTAACATCAAAACTTTCAACAGAAAAACTTTTGAAGAAGGAATTGATTTGCGTTTCCTCGCCAACCGTTTGGGATTAAGTGGTACGGTGTTCCAATATATCGACGGGCCGAGAATTCTTGCCAATGCAATTTCCCCTTCAACAGGTTACGCTTCCTATTATATCAATGCGCTGAAAACGAAGAAAAATGGAGTTGAAATTTCTTTAAGCGGTACGCCGATCAAAAAAGAAGATTTTTCATGGGACGTGATGGCCAACTGGTCGACGTTCAAGGAAGTTTACAGCGAACTGCCTCCGGGACAAAGCAACTACAATACTTTCTTCAAAAAGGGTGACCGTACGGACAAACTTTATTCAACCGGTTTTGTAAAAGCCCCAGATGGACAAATTGTTTATGACGCCGGCGGAAAACCGTTGAAAAATCCGATCAACCAGTTTTTGGGTTACATGAACGCAGATTACATGTGGTCGATCAACAACCGGTTCAAGTACAAAAACATGACCATGAGTTTCCAGTTTGACGGAAGCGTGGGCGGAATTATTTCAAACCGTCTTTATTCTTTGACAATGCAGGGCGGTGCGAACGCAGCAACAGTTCAGGGAGCTCTTGGAAAATCAAGACTTGATGATGATACCAATGCGGGTGTTAGTAATTACAAAGGAACTTACGTAGGTGACGGTGTGAAGGTTTCCAATGAAGTGGCGATTAAATATGATAACCTTGGAAATATTACCAATTATGCTGACCTGAAATTCGCTAAAAACACAGCAACAAGTACCGTACAAACCTGGGCGACACAATATTACGGTCAAATTCAGGAAGGTATGCTGACCAGCAAAACTTATGCGAAACTTCGTGAAGTGGTGATCGGTTATAACCTGCCAAAAAGCTGGTTGCAAGGTACATTTATTGATAAAGTTTCCGTGTCGGTTTTAGGGCGAAACCTGTTGTATTTCTACAAAGACAATAAATACAAAGGTATTGATGTAGAGCAATATAACGGAGCAACTGCTGCCTCGGGTCTACAAACACCAACCACACGCCGCTACGGAGTGAACTTAAATATTGTGTTTTAA
- a CDS encoding 3-keto-disaccharide hydrolase — translation MIRYFLPFSFLLLSAFVLAPEAKQKNLFNGKNFDGWEGDTVKTWRVENGTIIGGSLTETVEHNFFLCTKKTYANFDLKVKFKLTGTEGFINTGVQFRSKRAEKPDYEMVGYQADLGDGYWASLYDESRRNKTLIAPDSMLIKKILRPGDWNEYEVKCENRRIRILLNGTQTVDYTETDQSIPQSGLIGLQIHGGGKAQVAYKDLFIQEL, via the coding sequence ATGATCCGATATTTTCTTCCTTTTTCATTTCTGCTTCTGTCTGCCTTTGTTCTAGCTCCCGAAGCGAAGCAGAAGAATCTATTCAATGGTAAAAATTTTGACGGATGGGAAGGTGATACGGTGAAAACCTGGCGTGTAGAAAACGGGACAATCATTGGAGGATCGTTAACTGAAACGGTCGAGCATAACTTTTTCCTTTGTACAAAAAAGACTTACGCCAATTTTGATCTGAAAGTAAAATTCAAACTTACCGGAACCGAAGGATTCATAAACACCGGCGTACAATTCAGAAGCAAACGTGCCGAAAAGCCGGATTATGAAATGGTGGGTTACCAGGCCGATCTAGGTGATGGATATTGGGCTAGCTTATATGATGAATCGCGGAGGAATAAAACGCTGATCGCACCGGATTCAATGCTGATCAAAAAAATCCTGAGACCTGGCGACTGGAATGAGTACGAAGTAAAATGTGAAAACCGACGCATCAGGATTTTGCTGAACGGAACTCAAACCGTGGATTATACTGAAACCGATCAATCAATACCACAAAGCGGACTAATCGGTTTGCAAATCCATGGTGGAGGAAAAGCACAGGTTGCCTATAAAGATTTATTTATTCAGGAACTGTAA
- a CDS encoding ArsR/SmtB family transcription factor yields the protein MDHVEIFKALSNKSRLEILNWLKNPELHFDAEHRNCAGVCVGIIQEKSGLTQSTISEYLTILKRAGLIEATRTGQWTYYKRNEEAFAALSKLIGSEI from the coding sequence ATGGATCACGTAGAAATATTCAAAGCGCTTTCAAACAAGTCCAGACTGGAAATTCTTAACTGGCTGAAAAACCCTGAGCTGCATTTTGATGCTGAACATCGGAATTGTGCAGGCGTTTGCGTGGGTATCATTCAGGAAAAATCGGGATTAACTCAATCTACGATTTCGGAATACCTCACCATTTTAAAACGAGCGGGTTTAATTGAAGCAACCCGAACGGGCCAGTGGACTTATTATAAAAGAAATGAGGAAGCTTTCGCTGCTTTGAGCAAATTGATCGGATCTGAAATATAA
- a CDS encoding NADH:flavin oxidoreductase — translation MSSEQLFKPFSLKSLNIKNRIVMAPMTRSFSPNGVPTDDVAAYYSRRAAGQVGLILSEGTVIDRPSSSNDANVPHFYGEESLAGWKKVIDGVHAHGGSMGPQIWHMGVMANHHSGWTPSVPFEGPSEYNNPNLKNGRAMNEADIADSIQAYARAAADAKRLGFDCVELHGAHGYLIDQFFWDGTNNRTDRYGGKTLAERTRFAVDVIKEVRKQVGEDFTIILRLSQFKPSEYNFKLAKTPEEMESWLLPLSEAGVDIFHCSQRRFWEPEFEGSDLNFAGWAKKITGKATITVGSVGLTGEFLAAFAGESSQPSSLDELLRRFDRGDFDLVGVGRPLLADPHWVEKIKENRSEELVGFSKEALGVLL, via the coding sequence ATGAGTTCAGAACAACTTTTCAAGCCATTCAGCTTGAAATCTTTAAACATTAAAAACCGCATTGTGATGGCTCCAATGACGCGTTCTTTTTCGCCAAATGGAGTTCCAACGGATGATGTTGCAGCTTATTACAGCAGAAGAGCTGCGGGGCAAGTTGGATTAATTTTATCAGAAGGAACTGTAATTGACCGTCCGTCTTCTTCCAATGATGCAAATGTTCCTCATTTTTATGGTGAAGAATCCTTAGCCGGCTGGAAAAAAGTTATTGACGGTGTGCATGCACATGGCGGAAGTATGGGCCCGCAGATCTGGCATATGGGCGTAATGGCCAATCATCATTCTGGCTGGACGCCTTCGGTGCCTTTCGAAGGACCTTCGGAATATAATAATCCGAACCTTAAAAACGGCCGCGCAATGAATGAAGCTGATATTGCCGATAGCATTCAGGCATATGCCCGTGCTGCTGCCGATGCAAAAAGACTTGGATTTGATTGTGTGGAACTTCACGGGGCACACGGATATTTGATCGATCAGTTTTTCTGGGATGGAACAAATAACAGAACGGATCGATATGGTGGAAAAACATTGGCAGAACGTACCCGTTTTGCTGTTGATGTAATTAAAGAGGTGAGAAAACAAGTGGGTGAAGATTTCACGATTATCCTTCGTCTTTCTCAATTCAAACCATCTGAATACAATTTCAAACTGGCAAAAACACCCGAAGAAATGGAATCATGGCTGCTTCCGTTGTCAGAAGCCGGCGTAGATATTTTCCATTGTTCACAACGCCGTTTCTGGGAACCCGAATTTGAAGGATCCGATTTGAACTTTGCTGGCTGGGCGAAAAAAATCACCGGAAAAGCAACGATCACGGTGGGTTCTGTTGGTTTGACAGGAGAATTTTTGGCGGCTTTCGCAGGAGAAAGTTCTCAGCCAAGTTCTCTCGACGAATTGCTTCGTCGCTTCGACAGAGGAGATTTTGATCTGGTTGGTGTTGGTCGTCCTCTATTGGCTGATCCGCATTGGGTTGAAAAAATTAAGGAAAACAGAAGTGAAGAACTTGTAGGTTTTTCCAAAGAAGCACTTGGTGTTTTGCTGTAA
- a CDS encoding metallophosphoesterase family protein, protein MQRRSLLKNMGLLAGGFSLPVLSKGESINNSPKPALRIAHLTDIHIQPHILAAHGLTKCLHQLQNLDIKPDLIFNGGDVVMGSRNVTKDKSDKEWVLYQKVLQNENSLPVFTCVGNHDIWCKDHSISAFEGGKTRAMDQLQLVKPYYSFDQNGWHFIVLDSVQLKPDGSPYTAMLGEEQMDWLEKDLKKTSSDTPVLVVSHIPILSACVFLDGENVKEGSWHVPGSWMHTDCAALVKLFHKNKNIKLAISGHIHLLDQVVYNGITYCCNGAVCGDYWFGKTQETKAGYAIIDLFSDGSFTNNYHTYRWS, encoded by the coding sequence ATGCAGCGCAGAAGTTTACTTAAAAATATGGGATTACTGGCAGGTGGATTTTCCTTGCCGGTTTTGTCAAAAGGCGAGTCAATCAATAATTCCCCAAAACCCGCTTTGCGCATCGCCCACCTTACTGATATTCATATACAACCTCATATTCTGGCAGCACACGGACTGACAAAATGTTTGCACCAGCTTCAAAATCTGGATATAAAACCGGATCTGATTTTTAATGGCGGTGATGTGGTGATGGGTTCTCGTAATGTTACAAAAGACAAATCGGATAAGGAATGGGTACTTTATCAAAAGGTTCTTCAAAACGAAAATTCCCTGCCCGTTTTTACCTGCGTTGGAAATCATGATATCTGGTGTAAAGATCATTCGATTTCTGCATTTGAAGGCGGGAAAACCAGAGCGATGGATCAACTGCAACTTGTAAAACCATATTACAGTTTTGACCAAAATGGCTGGCATTTTATTGTTTTAGATAGTGTGCAGTTAAAACCGGATGGTTCTCCGTACACGGCTATGTTAGGCGAAGAACAAATGGATTGGCTGGAAAAAGATTTGAAAAAGACTTCTTCTGATACGCCGGTTCTGGTCGTTTCTCACATTCCGATCTTATCGGCCTGTGTTTTTCTGGATGGAGAAAATGTGAAAGAAGGCAGCTGGCATGTTCCGGGAAGCTGGATGCATACGGATTGTGCTGCTTTGGTCAAATTATTTCACAAAAATAAGAATATCAAACTCGCCATTAGCGGACATATTCATTTGCTTGACCAGGTTGTATACAACGGTATAACCTATTGCTGCAACGGTGCCGTTTGTGGTGATTACTGGTTTGGGAAAACGCAGGAAACAAAAGCAGGTTATGCGATCATCGATCTGTTTTCAGACGGATCTTTTACAAATAATTATCACACTTATCGTTGGAGTTGA
- a CDS encoding type IA DNA topoisomerase yields MKVCIAEKPSVAKDIAEVLGAKQRKDGYWEGNGYQVTWTFGHFCTLKEPHDYHERWKSWRLEDLPMIPASFGIKLIDNPGALKQFGVIEYLVKNCEEVINCGDAGQEGELIQRWVLLKAKCAVPVKRLWISSLTEQAIREGFEKLKESDQYNNLYAAGSARAIGDWLLGMNATRLFTKKFGQGKVVLSIGRVQTPTLAVIVQRQKEINAFVSEEYWELKTIYRDTEFTATIDRIKKIEKAEKGLIYLGEHPFEITSFERKEGKEGNPRLFDLTSLQVEANKKYGYSAEDTLKHIQNLYEKKFVTYPRVDTTYLSEDLHPKIAGILNDLKPYANLTAVLLQQPIPKSKTVFDDKKVTDHHAIIPTGVFPNHVSQDEKRIYDLIVRRFIAAFYPECKVANTTVMGKVGQVEFKATGKQILEPGWREVYANDASARKEAADDERIMPDFVVGESGPHEPRIHHGKTSPPKAFTEATLLRAMETAGKQVEDEEMREILKDNGIGRPSTRANIIETLFKRKYIEKKKKNLFATQTGIDLIDTIQNELLKSAELTGNWERKLRLIEKGEYSMETFKQELIQMVVDLTKEVLSNRGGMISIAQDVPVVVEKEEKVKREPKPKEPKEEISIETLTCPKCKEHLLKKGKTAYGCSNFQACGFKIPFELMSKKLTAKHVFDLLSKGKTVKIKGLVIPGSDAPIDAKLVMNGDFNIGVE; encoded by the coding sequence ATGAAAGTTTGCATTGCAGAAAAGCCAAGTGTAGCGAAAGATATTGCCGAAGTACTCGGAGCGAAGCAGCGAAAAGATGGTTATTGGGAAGGAAACGGCTATCAGGTAACCTGGACGTTTGGACATTTCTGTACACTTAAAGAACCGCACGACTATCACGAACGCTGGAAATCATGGCGTTTGGAAGATCTCCCGATGATTCCGGCAAGTTTTGGTATTAAACTTATTGATAATCCCGGCGCACTCAAACAATTTGGTGTAATTGAATATCTGGTCAAAAACTGTGAGGAAGTAATAAACTGTGGTGATGCGGGCCAGGAAGGTGAGCTCATTCAACGCTGGGTTTTATTGAAAGCCAAATGTGCCGTTCCGGTAAAACGTTTGTGGATTTCTTCGTTGACAGAACAAGCAATACGGGAAGGTTTTGAGAAATTAAAAGAAAGCGATCAATATAATAATCTATATGCAGCGGGCAGTGCGAGAGCCATTGGGGACTGGCTGTTAGGCATGAATGCGACCCGGCTTTTTACGAAAAAATTCGGTCAGGGAAAGGTTGTTTTATCTATTGGACGGGTTCAGACACCTACTTTGGCGGTTATCGTTCAGCGTCAAAAAGAGATTAATGCGTTTGTATCAGAAGAGTATTGGGAATTAAAAACAATTTACCGCGACACGGAATTTACAGCAACCATCGACCGAATAAAAAAGATCGAAAAAGCAGAAAAAGGGCTGATTTATCTTGGAGAGCATCCTTTTGAGATTACTTCTTTTGAAAGAAAAGAGGGCAAAGAAGGAAATCCAAGACTTTTCGACCTTACTTCTTTGCAGGTTGAAGCGAATAAAAAATATGGTTATTCGGCAGAAGACACTTTAAAACATATCCAGAATCTCTACGAGAAAAAATTCGTCACCTATCCAAGGGTTGACACCACTTACCTTTCGGAGGATTTACATCCGAAAATCGCAGGGATTTTGAATGATTTGAAACCTTATGCCAATCTTACGGCGGTACTTCTGCAACAGCCCATTCCAAAATCCAAAACGGTATTTGACGATAAGAAGGTAACAGATCACCATGCCATTATTCCAACGGGTGTTTTTCCAAATCATGTAAGTCAGGATGAAAAAAGAATTTATGATCTGATTGTCAGACGTTTTATCGCTGCTTTTTACCCGGAATGTAAGGTTGCAAATACCACAGTGATGGGGAAAGTCGGACAGGTTGAATTCAAGGCAACAGGTAAACAAATTCTGGAACCGGGATGGCGGGAAGTGTATGCCAATGATGCCTCTGCCCGAAAAGAAGCCGCCGATGATGAAAGGATTATGCCCGATTTCGTAGTTGGTGAAAGTGGCCCGCATGAACCGAGAATTCACCACGGAAAAACTTCACCTCCAAAAGCATTTACCGAAGCTACTTTGCTGCGTGCTATGGAAACTGCCGGAAAACAGGTTGAGGACGAGGAAATGCGTGAGATCCTGAAAGACAATGGAATAGGCCGTCCGTCTACCCGCGCCAACATTATAGAAACGCTTTTCAAACGAAAATATATTGAAAAGAAAAAGAAGAATTTATTCGCTACACAAACGGGAATTGATCTGATTGATACCATTCAGAATGAGCTTTTGAAAAGTGCAGAACTTACCGGAAACTGGGAACGAAAACTGCGTTTGATTGAAAAGGGTGAATATTCGATGGAAACTTTCAAGCAGGAATTGATCCAGATGGTAGTAGATTTGACCAAGGAAGTTTTGTCCAATCGCGGTGGTATGATCAGTATTGCCCAGGATGTTCCTGTGGTTGTTGAAAAAGAGGAAAAAGTCAAAAGAGAACCTAAGCCGAAAGAACCAAAAGAAGAAATTTCCATTGAAACCTTAACCTGCCCAAAATGTAAGGAACATTTGTTAAAAAAAGGGAAAACGGCTTATGGATGCAGCAATTTCCAGGCATGCGGTTTTAAAATTCCATTTGAATTGATGAGCAAAAAGTTGACCGCCAAACATGTTTTTGACTTACTCAGTAAGGGAAAAACGGTCAAAATAAAGGGATTGGTTATTCCCGGAAGTGATGCGCCCATTGATGCAAAACTGGTTATGAATGGCGA